The genomic segment GTTTAAGATCTCATCTGCAAAATGGCACCTGCTATAGCATACTGTCCTTGTTACTAGACTGAAGCATTGGTCAAGACGGAGGAGCGCCACCTACAGGTCCACTGGTACCACTTACACCAACAAGTGCGAGGTCTGACCAGACTCAGCCTTGCTTAAATCTGACAATGTCGGGTAGGAAGGTGGCATATTTGCTGTCTAAATGTATCTAAATCTTGACTGTGACAAGAGACCCAAGACCATGACAGGAAAACATTTGCTTACCTTTAGTTTGGTCGTTTTTTCATGAAGCGCCatcatttcttttcttatatTTACTAATTTAGTGTGGTAGTGTTTTGCTTCTGCAAACTGCAAACAAAATGGTCAGATAAAAAGCCTTTCAGgtcaaagtcttttttttttaatgtaaaagacTAAACAAAGTTAAGTTGCAGAATATGTATGGAAcacttccatgctgaaaatagaggGACACCCTGCTACAATCAGATCCAGGAATAAAGTCACTCAGACCCACCCTAACATGCATTTGGGAGATAATTTAGAAGTTAAGACTATAAACAGCTGAGAGGGTACTGGGCAGTATGTCAAATTTATAATGCTATAATCCATCCAGGGTGCTCAACTGGTATTAGTGCTGCCCAAGTGCAGGTTATGTTCTATAATCACAGGTTCCAGCTTGGGTCATGttactagctgactgtgactgggacTGCCCATGTCACCAGCCATAAGTGACTGAGCGCTGCAGAGGAGAGGGTGGGACTAGTCGGCCAGGACTTTCTCCACTGTCAGCCAGCCCTGCTGCCTCCTGGGCACTTGCAGGCATGCGattctgtcagtgagggacatgcctcacactccacacagatagcatcccaggtctggaattgcaCCCAGGGCCACAGCACTGCGAGGGAGCGCTGGTAACCACTGTCACTAATAAGTACGTGTCAATATATAAACTCTCGTGTGACGAGCCCGAACGAACTTACCAGGGAACTGATATCAAGAAGTGAACTGCACTCTCGGAATTTTGCAATTTCCTGTTCAAGTGTGTCTAGCAATATCACTTGATTTTGTCTGAAAAGGAGTATAAAATTGTAAATGCACACAAAGCAGgtgttataaaatacatttcatattcACAGTTCAGTACCCATTAATGTTGGTAATGAAAACGTCAAATTTGGGTTTCTAAGTGTTACACTTTCTCCATGCTTAACTCTCCACTGTTGACTAagcagaactacagtatgtgctggaaGTGCAAGAACTGAATTCTCCGTTTGCTGCTCTTTTagtctgtattttaaaaaaggtgcTGTTCAGGCCCACAAAACAGACATATGACAAACATCCAGACTTTCACAATGAAGTGAGCAGAGTAATGCTAGAAAACAGGCATAAGAAATAAGTCATGGCTTCTACTGTGGTATTATGGTGGTattaacttgtttttaaaggctTTCTTTAGCCTGTTTCGAAACACAACATTCATCAACACAAGCGCAGATGACCCAGTTAATGACTATTTTATGTGGGTTTCAGGCAAGCTGATATTTTCCTTAAAATGGCACTTACGTCAGTTCCTGTAGGGCCAGCTTTGAATTCTGTAGCTCCGGTAAGTAATGGCTGATAAGTCCATCTGCCAGCTTCTCCACAGCCTTCTCATCCACAAACATCAGCTCTCCGGGGTCGCCTGCTTCCGGAGACTCTGTACTACAATCTGTGGGAAGTTACGATATCCAACAATAACAGACACGAGCCAGTGACCCAACACCACATTTCTATTCAGAAGACAATAGCGATGGCAACATTCAAGGGGGAAATTATCTTCAATCTAGTTTTCTGGTGGTGAAAACACAAGCAGTGTCAACCACAAGATTCCAGTATCCTATTGAATTCCAATAAGTAAATAAGCTTTGGTCCAGATAACGCACTCTTTTTAAATGTAGAGCCAgagatttttaatttataactgGGGGGCCACCACGTCATTGACTCATAACTCAAaactctgcattttctgaacagAACAGATAAAGCACGAGCCTTCAGGACAGCTTAGAATCAGTCCTTTCAAATGAACAGTCTCAAAAGAGTGAGGCTCTTCCGCACGAGATCATCCGCTTTTCCCCTCATTACGATGGCTGGACTTCAATACTGAGCTCGGTCTGCTCTGCAGTTTGATTTGGTGGGGAAGTAAGAATATCACCTGTGGAGATGCCGTGGGGCGGTACAGCAGTAGTCTGCGAATCTTCTTCTGAAGGCTCCATTGAATCTGCACACAGAACAAAGCCTGGCAAAGTGACAGCGGGACCCCTCCCACTCACCTGGCAAAACAGCACAAAGCAGCAGAGTGGAGTCAGAGGCAGGGCTCAGTTCCAGGAGGGAGGCTGAGGAGCTTTACTCCAAGTGCCCCACTAAAACCTCTGATGCCTGAATTGGTTTCCAGGTTTTCAATGTAAaacagattattatttttttccgttAATGTTTGTGGTTAAATCAacgcttcatttaaaaaaaaaacgattttatAACGGAATCCTTAGGCATTATGTCAAATCAACATCAAACTTCGTTGGAAAAAACATGCAATTGTGATTTGATAAATAATGTGCAAACACATAACCTTGCCGTTCTCATAAAACAATGCTCAGTTCATCTTCCATACCCAAGTAAAAAACCTTCTTTCCAGGTGTAGATTATAACCGCCGCTATTTCCATCACGAAAGAGCCAAAAAGGCACTTCATAACAGatctaatgtacagtaaactTACGAAGTGCATGCATTGTCAGTGTTTTAACACGCAGTCTAAGACGACACCATTTAAAGCGAGACAAGTAAACCCAGCCTTCATATTATTCACACATTAATAACAGGTAACGTAATCATATTGTAGAAGCTATGCGCATTCGCTGAAACATTTACGCTACATTGCGCAATCTTTAACATGCTCCTTAGAggtaaaacatacagaaaaacTACTACTTTGTTGCtaattttgaaataataaagaaattaaattcaaagGTGCAACAAACCGTTATGATTGAACAATTGGTTTAACATGCAGAAAACTCACATTTCTTATCACAAATACCTTTTTAACAATTCATAACAAATACTCTCCAAGTTGGTTCCCAAACAAATCTTTCTGACTCCACCATTACCATCATCTGTCACTAATCAGGAAATACCAGGACGCACAGCGCAGCCTTGGTTAATGGGTTAAGGCCACATTTAAAGGAAACCAACGCGACTCCCGTTTCGGCAGTTCCCGGAAACCGTCGTGTATGTTCGACAAAGAAAGGCGTTAGAAAGAGACCTttcaaaatttcaaattaaattgttAACGTATACGATTTTCTTGTCAATTTCaaattcaatattaaaaaatgctctttttttactttagacCATTTAAACGGCACTAAAATGTAGCTAGTGTTTAAAAgtagaatttaaaatattaatatgctTCTGTGAAGGAAACTTTTTATCCAAACTGCGAAGAAGTAGGTATGAATCCATCACTATCAACCTTTCAATACAGGCATACATTCGTATAAATCCTTAAATTGATAATCAGTGTAGTTAGTAgaattaacaatgtaatatcCTATAATCTCATTGTCTAACCGTCAGCTACAATTCACATTCTTACCGAATTCTGTACGTCTGACAAGAATGCAACTACaactaaattgcattttttatttttgatattttaatgttcttgtATTCCACATCCTCTCCTGTACCATATTTTAGCTTTACTTTATATCACAGTAGCAAAATCATATAAATCCTCCAAGAAGAGTTATTTAACATAACATATATGTCTGTAGTGTACAATAGTCACAACTATGATGTTTATTAAAGTAATtatgattattaattattaattaattatgatACGGGTTGCTATGTTAGAATTAAGCGAAGACCCAGTGAATGCCGATTGCTTCTTACAAAATTAATTGCACTTATGTCATCATTGcgaaattaatatttgttaataGAAGTGCTACCACGGAAGTTAACGACACTTGCCGAAGATTGCCGAAATAAGGAGGCTGTGCCGCAATTCAGTGCGGTTTTGTCCCATATAGGCAGGCTGTTCAATGTCTCCGAAAACATCATCCTCATGTGACTTGATGTAGTCGCACGTGACTCCTGTGCGCAACCTAACATGACTGCGCTCTCCGGATTGGCGGAGGGAGGCTGTGGGCGTTCAGCCGTGGCGTCGGCAGTACACTTGTTTAAAAGACATGGTTTTCTTTATGGGATTTAAAACGATCCCATTTACATTGGTGCTAGTGAGTGATTTAAATATTACCCAACTCATCCCCTAAATATTTGCGCTGAATGACGTTCGTCCGACAAATCCCGTAACGGGGAATGGGAGTGGCGTTACATtatgagacacacagtctctcatGTGCACAACTCTGCAAATTAAAGAGAGAAATTTCCCatgcaaaagaaaattaatgcaGGTTGCAAGTCTGCATTAGACTATCAGGCAATGTGGGTTGAGGAGCAACTACATATCAAACTGAAATGGACGTgggttaaaaatataaatgattgcttaatCGACGAACCGTAAAAATCAAAAGGTAAGCGCGGCTCAGATCGGGAAATCAGTCCAAAGGTGATCTGGGCTGCTTCGTTAATCTTTACAGACACCCGCAGCGCTGTCCTACGGCACTCAAATATTGGTCCCTCCTGCGATTTACATGCAGTAGTTCCCGGGGCGATTATAACTGCAGCAGGCTCTGCTCAGCGGGTGGCGGCGGCTGCGGTGAACCCTTCGGGGAGACGTTGGTTCCCAGTTCCCAGTTTCCATGGGAGGAAGAGCGGGCCGGCGGCACCCTCACCCTCCCCTCGCCCGGTAGCGGTGCTGTCACCCCGGCGGGGCGGCGAGGGCGAGTCCCGGGCGGGACCGTGTCTGACGGGTCTCTGACAAGCTGCCTGGCTCAACCCACCCCTTCCTGTCGGAGCCGTTCGGTTGAGAAAAACAGCCGataccttccagccacagcagCCTCGAAATGACAGCGTAAGTGAAACTGACTTTCTGCTCTTTTTAGAAAAAACGCGGTTAGGTCTTTCTGGGTATACAACAGCTACATTGCTGCTTAAATTCACTAAATGGGCACGCCGTGTTTATCGCTGGTTcttattttcttgaaagaaagaaaagcgtTTTGTCATTGTCATTATTTCGtgagaaatattttcaaaagtcaACTCGTATCTACTACCTTTAAAGATAACACATTCCCCCAACAGAGCCCTACGCCGGAACAGCCATTTCAAATCGCCATAAACGCGTTTACTGTAGGTAATTTGATGTCCAGTGCCGCTTGCAAACACTGAACTCGGCGACACGAGATAACCGATCAGTGTAACGAGAAATGTGCGGCTGTCAGCGCCGGCAAACTTCGGTAGAGACAGGGGCTGGTCGCTGAGCGTATCCTGTCTGATGCTAACACCAtaacttttattgttttgtaataGATGCTCCTACCCGTGAGTCATCCTTGGGATATTCAGAAGGCATCGGTTGCTACTTCTGTTATTTAAAACCGAGCCCAGGGAGACATCTGCCTGTTCCTGGGAGATTGACTGTGGGGTTGGACTCGGGACTGTTCACCGCCGCCGGTCGGCACCATGTCGGGGGCCGGCGTGCTGCAGAGGCTGCGGAGAGTCTTCCAGGGCAAACCGCCGGAGTGGGACCTCAGCGACACGGCTGCCTTTGACTTCTCGGATGAGCTGGCGGACGAGGAGACCCCCGGCTTTAACAAGCTGCGGGTCGTGGTGTCGGGCGAGCCGGGGGACTTCCCGGCCGGCGCCAGCGCGAACGGGGCGGCGATAAGCGCGGAGACGGACGATGACGACTCGCTGCTGGGCTCTTCGTCGAGCCTGCAGAGCCCCGGCATTGCCCCGGACCCCTGCGAGGGCTGCACTAAAAAAACCCACCGGCTGAAGCAGAGCAGGGCGATGAAGAAGTTAGGGTTCGCTGCCCTGCTGTATCTCCTCTTCATGATAGGTGAACTCGTAGGTGAGCAGACGTTCAGAATGATTCACTAAGGCGGCGTTCCGGAGTGCATTATAAATGTCCACAGGAAATGAGAAATCGCACACCTTTCTGTTTTTAGGGGTCCTGTATGAAGTTGAGATGATGCAGTCCGGGGTTTTAACATCCGTGCCACACAGTGCACTTTGGTACATAATCAACACTATTAAAGTATATCTACCCTACcatattttaataatgaatgactctGAAAAGGTCTACCTTGGGCCAGCAGTATTCCCGTTTATGCCAGGTATTAGTTCTGTGTGCCTTTATAATATGCAGCACCAAGAAACACTAGTTCACAACATTCAGGACTTGAATCACAGGAAGATTATTTTtggttttgccttttttgttaAAGCCTCCTGCTTAATAGCTTAACATTCCTGAGTGGATAATGTTTCTGGACTTCAAAAACAGTGTCCCTAAGAGTGCATTGTTGGataaaagatttttaatttaaccACCAGTAAACCTGTAAGTGGGAACTTGTTTACACATGAAGTTCACACAAATtgctaaatattttactttgtgAGTACAAATGTAAGATTTTGCAATGACCAGCCCATACCTTACTGTCATTTTGTTCGATTGTCATGACGTGAGTGTGCTCTTGATGGGCTGGTGGTCAGTAGTAAAGGGTTTGTAAGCCTCGAAATGACAGCGTCCTGTCACTGCACTACTGTAGTACTCAGCACAGTGGTCTTTCTCACCAAAGCCCTAGGTTGTACGCATTGCTTTGGGAAGGAAGTAGACAGAGTCAGATCTGTCAGTTCCCAACCCAGATTATCATCTCACTTCAGCTATGAAGTCTGTGGAGTCCTGATGATGCAGCAGGTGTTTTCTGAAAGCACCTGAGGCAGCTGTTATTTGATCTTTCTGTTTGATGAATTGGTTCTTACAGTACTTTGCAAATGTTTGAGATCTGTTGCATTCCCCGAATCTCACTTGTTTGCTCTTTCTGTAACCTTGCGTTCTGCACCTAATCAACTTtaactcattttaaaaattcGCCGTAAGGTGGTTATGTCTCCAATAGCCTAGCGATTATGACCGATGCGCTTCACATGATAACGGATCTCATCGGTATTGTTGTGTCCTTGCTTGCACTGTGGCTGTCTGCAAAACCTCCTACAAAAAGATTCACCTTCGGACTTCATCGTCTAGGTAAGTGATATGGATCTATGGCCCGTTCAGTTGCTTGCTTGTCTTTGTTGTTTGGTGTCATCCCTGCTTTGATTTATAAAACTATTTGATGGACAAGAtgggaaaattatttaaaatctcATGCAGGTGGTTTATAAGGGGACTTTTGTCTGTAGTTCCCTCTTACTCATTATAAGCAGATGAATCCAGACACCAGCTGACTTCTGCTAAAGACTGTGAGGAAGATGAATGATTTTGATTATGTTAGAGGTTTGTCACAGAAGTGACATTACACCATGTGGacaataatcaaaacaaaatgaccTCATTTCATTTCCAAACTGAGTCATGCAGGGTTTGTTTTGTACAAAAACAGAACATGGTGAAACTGGATTAAGAACATACGTGTTCACAAGTAGCAGTTCCTCAATTTTAGCCTTTCGGGTCCAATGGATAGGCAGTCAGTCCAGGTCTGCAGGACAGGATAAGCTTGTGGTTGAATTCCAGGCTACTGTTAACCTGTCAGGCCTAGAATTGTTGCTGGAATGATTTATGTGATTTATACAATTAAATGGATTATGTAGTTTTCAAACAAGTCTGAAGCACCCAAGAATGTTTTCTGCCTTTAAAATCCATGTTGTCGGTCTGTTTAGTGTGAAATGGTGATTGGTGCAACTGGCTTTCATACTCTTGAGATGTGTGTCAAATTATTGAAACCAGTTTTAGTTGCTTAGTTTGATATATTTCAAGTTTGTCTATAAACATTCTATCATTCTCTGTGCCGTAAATGGTATATGTGGTTACATCTCAAACAAATAAGGAACTATAAGCCTTATCTAAATTTGTGAAATCTCTCTTGATGGCTCACCATTTCATGAGTTTAATTTCCCGTAAACGTGAAATGTAGTTATAATCCTGTGGCAAAAGATCAGTTTTGATGTATCCTATGTTCTTAGTATTACATTCTTGCACAAAGAATAACTTGTAATCCTGAGCTTTTATCCTACCCAACAGAAGAGGGAAGTTTTTCTCTAGATTTCCCCTTTTAGCAGTACAGATCACAGTTTGT from the Lepisosteus oculatus isolate fLepOcu1 chromosome 5, fLepOcu1.hap2, whole genome shotgun sequence genome contains:
- the bloc1s6 gene encoding biogenesis of lysosome-related organelles complex 1 subunit 6 translates to MEPSEEDSQTTAVPPHGISTDCSTESPEAGDPGELMFVDEKAVEKLADGLISHYLPELQNSKLALQELTQNQVILLDTLEQEIAKFRECSSLLDISSLFAEAKHYHTKLVNIRKEMMALHEKTTKLKKRALKLQQQRQKEALEREQQREKELERERQLIAKPAKRS